From Nitrobacter sp. NHB1, a single genomic window includes:
- a CDS encoding integrase core domain-containing protein, with the protein MGIRDKPTAPASPWQNGFAERLIGSIRRECVDHIIILGEVHLRRVLQSYADYYNPVS; encoded by the coding sequence ATGGGCATCCGGGACAAGCCCACCGCACCAGCTTCACCCTGGCAGAATGGCTTTGCCGAACGGCTGATCGGATCGATCCGGCGTGAGTGTGTGGACCACATCATTATCCTGGGTGAGGTGCATCTGCGTCGAGTCCTGCAATCCTACGCCGACTATTACAATCCTGTTTCATAA
- a CDS encoding class I SAM-dependent methyltransferase, which translates to MVSVGMMEHVGIGHFDEYFRKIRELLKADGYAFIHCIGRMSQPGTTGPFIRKYIFPGAYVPALSETFAATERCGLWCDDVEVLRLHYRYTVKHWRERFTKNRAKAAAIYAERFCGCGNSI; encoded by the coding sequence GTGGTTTCGGTCGGCATGATGGAGCATGTCGGAATTGGACATTTCGATGAATATTTTCGCAAGATTCGCGAGCTGTTGAAGGCCGACGGCTATGCATTCATTCACTGCATCGGGCGCATGTCGCAGCCGGGCACAACCGGGCCGTTCATCCGCAAGTACATTTTTCCGGGCGCCTATGTGCCGGCCCTGTCGGAAACGTTCGCCGCCACCGAACGTTGCGGACTATGGTGCGATGACGTTGAGGTTCTGCGATTGCACTACCGCTACACTGTGAAGCACTGGCGAGAGCGCTTTACCAAAAATCGAGCCAAGGCAGCGGCGATCTACGCTGAGCGATTTTGCGGATGTGGGAATTCTATCTAG
- a CDS encoding class I SAM-dependent methyltransferase, with translation MWFLSNLLRRFIRQGTLRIRDAGGKVHVFGNRLPGPDVSIGLHNRNLYMKLFINPELYAAEAYMDGTLTLENDTQIYDFLLLFSVNRTALYSYGSQRLMRRVWRGLRRWHQANPIGLAAAHARHHYDISTELYRLFLDDQMQYSCAYSRNLEHDTLEQAQHNKLIHATTKLQLKPGMTVAEIGSGWRAFAIHLARETGAHVTAVNVSPEQIKAARGYAEAAGVSDRVSFASWTTAI, from the coding sequence GTGTGGTTTCTATCCAATCTCTTGAGGCGCTTTATCCGCCAAGGCACCCTACGAATCCGCGATGCCGGCGGCAAGGTCCATGTGTTTGGCAATCGATTGCCAGGACCCGATGTCTCCATCGGCCTGCACAATCGTAATTTGTACATGAAGTTGTTCATCAATCCGGAGCTCTACGCCGCCGAAGCCTATATGGATGGAACGCTGACGCTGGAGAACGACACGCAGATTTACGACTTCTTGCTTCTGTTCTCGGTCAATCGAACGGCGCTTTATTCGTACGGCTCACAGAGACTGATGCGGCGGGTCTGGCGCGGCTTGCGGCGCTGGCATCAGGCCAACCCGATCGGGCTCGCGGCTGCGCATGCGCGCCATCACTACGACATCTCGACCGAACTTTATCGTCTGTTTCTCGACGATCAGATGCAATACTCCTGCGCCTATTCTCGCAATCTGGAGCATGACACGCTCGAACAGGCGCAACACAACAAGCTGATCCACGCCACCACGAAATTGCAATTAAAGCCTGGAATGACGGTAGCGGAGATCGGCTCCGGCTGGCGCGCCTTTGCCATTCATCTGGCGCGTGAGACCGGCGCCCATGTCACTGCGGTCAACGTCTCGCCGGAGCAGATCAAGGCGGCGCGCGGCTATGCCGAAGCCGCCGGGGTTTCCGATCGTGTTAGTTTCGCGAGTTGGACTACCGCAATCTGA